The Thermococcus sp. EP1 region TAGTAAAAAGGGGAAAGTTCTCGTCACAATCATAGGTGCCTTTGGAAAAAGATACAAACAGGTTGTTGAGAGTAATGGAAGAACAGCCATAACTTTAGAATACGAACCTGGAAAGGCCGTTAAGCCTGAAGACCTCGATGAAATCCTTAAGAAAAATCCAGATGTTGAAGCTGTCACTATAACTTACAACGAAACATCTACTGGTGTTCTCAACCCATTACCAGAACTTGCTAAAGTCGCCAAAGAGCACGATAAGCTTGTTTTTGTCGATGCTGTAAGTGCCATGGGTGGTGCAGACATTAAATTCACTAAGTGGGGAATAGACGTTGTTTTTGGAAGCTCTCAAAAGGCTTTTGGAGTCCCCCCAGGTTTAGCAATCGGGGCATTCAGTGAACGTTTCATAGAGATAGCGAACAAAGCTGAGGAGAAGGGTTGGTACTTTGATATTCCAAGATATATAAAAGTCCAAAACGAAAAACAGGGACCACCATCAACACCAGCAATGCCTCAAGAGTTTGGGCTCAATGTTGTCCTGAGAATAATCGAGAAAATGGGCGGAAAAGAAAAATGGCTTGATATGTACAAAAAGAGAAGCGAAATGATAAGGAACGGAGTAAAAGATATTGGTCTAGAGATTCTTGCAGAACCAGGATATGAAAGTCCCACAATAACAGCTGTACTTACGCCAGAGGGCATTAAAGGAGATCAAGTTTACAACGCAATGCGTGAGAGAGGCTTTGAGTTAGCAAAAGGTTACGGCGAGGGAATCAAAGAGAAGACCTTTAGAATCGGCAACATGGGTTACATGACCTTTGAAGACATTCAAGAAATGCTCAAAAACTTAAAAGAAGTGATAGATGAATTAAAGGCAAAAATTTAGGCTGCCTTTTCCAATTCTATTCTTCCCTCTTTTTGGACAATCCTGTAGATTGTGTTCACCCTTCTGAGACCACTTTTTATGTCCCTATAAAGTTCAATGAGTAGCTCAAACCTGGCAAGAGTGTTATCATCAATTCTAAGCCAGTGTTTTATTTCATCTAGAAGATCCCTAGAAAGAACGAGGGACGAAATTATGAACGGATAATCATCAATAATCTTGTCCAGAAGATAAGGAATATCTATCGTGTGAAGGGTGTCTATAATGACATAATCAGGGTTAAACTCCTTAATTTTCTTGATTACATCTTTGGTTCTTTGTTTGGTGCTTTTTTCATTAAATTCTGTGTCAATTACGTGAATATTTTCTTTAAAGGGCTTAAATTCGCCATAGGCTGTGATAACAGCTATCTTCCAATCATCAGGGATAAGGTGTATCATTGCCTCGATGAGCTTTGTTTTACCAGATCTACTTGTTCCAACAACAAGAATATCCTCCCTTTTTGAAATCGACTCCCTAATAATTTCAAGCTGATGCTTGCTTATTGTTCCATACCTTAAAAGGTCTTCAGGAGTAAAGATGTAGACTCCCATTTTTACTCACCAAAATATATTTGATTCTTGATGTTATTAACTATATGGTAATGTCAGTTTCATGCGTGGGGGGAGTGAGGTGAATATACGAAAGCTCCTTCTTGGAATTATTCTCATTCTTATTTTTAATGGGATATTCTTCTCAAGGGCCCTTATCCTTGAAACAAATAGTGAAAACTCTCCAATATTCATGGAACAAAACTTCAAACAATGTTCAGTGCAAATTAAAGTAAGAGAGGTAAGAAACGTACTTGAGAATTACGTTAACTTTACAATAAATGGCAAGTCTTATGCCCTTAAAGGGTTTTTCGGAGACTACTTCTGTTTCTCCGAGGGGATTTTGCTGATAGCTGGCTATCCCGGTGATCCCAATGCACCTAGTACTGAAATACTCTTTCTTGATAACTCTCTCAATAAAAAGTGGTGGCAATATTTTGCGAGAGGGTTGTGGTTTG contains the following coding sequences:
- a CDS encoding alanine--glyoxylate aminotransferase family protein, which translates into the protein MQFEDAYKEVYEIVKPKYKLFTAGPVACFPEVLEIMKVQMFSHRAKEYKQMHVDTVERLKKFLEVEKGEVLLFPSSGTGVMEASIRNGISKKGKVLVTIIGAFGKRYKQVVESNGRTAITLEYEPGKAVKPEDLDEILKKNPDVEAVTITYNETSTGVLNPLPELAKVAKEHDKLVFVDAVSAMGGADIKFTKWGIDVVFGSSQKAFGVPPGLAIGAFSERFIEIANKAEEKGWYFDIPRYIKVQNEKQGPPSTPAMPQEFGLNVVLRIIEKMGGKEKWLDMYKKRSEMIRNGVKDIGLEILAEPGYESPTITAVLTPEGIKGDQVYNAMRERGFELAKGYGEGIKEKTFRIGNMGYMTFEDIQEMLKNLKEVIDELKAKI
- a CDS encoding ATP-binding protein produces the protein MGVYIFTPEDLLRYGTISKHQLEIIRESISKREDILVVGTSRSGKTKLIEAMIHLIPDDWKIAVITAYGEFKPFKENIHVIDTEFNEKSTKQRTKDVIKKIKEFNPDYVIIDTLHTIDIPYLLDKIIDDYPFIISSLVLSRDLLDEIKHWLRIDDNTLARFELLIELYRDIKSGLRRVNTIYRIVQKEGRIELEKAA